TTGTCCCACGTAAACACGTCCTCGACGTAAGAGTTATAGAGCACTACACCATCGGCGTCACGATGCTTCAGGCGTTGCGCCAACCGCGTTTTTCCGGTCGTGTTCGGCGCATAGATAAGGCCAGTAGATAAATCAGCCATGCTGTCCAGTAGGGAATCGGCAAGATCATCGATTGTTTCGTGAAAATGCATAGGCTACCGTGCCTCATTGAAGGTTAGGAGCCTGTCACGGTAGTACTCGTACTGCTTGCGGCGCGCACTGATCTCGGCGGGTAGGCCAATCGACAAATCATTTACGATTTCGTCGAAACTCGCCAACGCTGAAGCGACCCGCCGCTGCGTTTCAAGCGAGGGCAACTGGACTCGTAAGCGCTTGAAGCCATCCACATCGATGTTCTTTTGTGCAGACTGCGTCGAAGTCGTGAAGATGATTGGTTGCATACTTAGGAGAAGTTGGCCCACAAAATTCTTATCAACGGAGGCATCCGTCACGTCGAGAGTGAAGCCCGAGTCAAGCATCCAGAACTTTTCTGTAACCCGCCGTACACAGTTCGCCGACATCGCAAAACGAGATATCACCCATTCGTCTTCACGATTAAACGCGTCAGTCCGGAAGCTTTCGCCCCCACCCCCATAGACCGGATAAACGGTGCCAGCATTATCTTTCTTCGTAATCCGAGCCCCGAAATTTAAATGAACAATCTCACCGAGTGAAACGTCTCTGACACTTGCGTCATCTGACGAGTTCAGCAACACGGCGCGGTAGTACTCATACTGGCCGCGGCGGGCTTCCAGCTCTGCTTCCAGCTCTGCTTCCAGCTCTGCTTCCAGCTGAGTAAATTGATCCAATACTCGCACGATTTCGCGCTGAACCGGAAGAGGCGGGACAGGGATTCGGATATTGGCAAATCCTTGAGACGGCAATGAACGAACTTTCGTCCCGCTAATATGACGTCGCTTTTGCTCATCAAAATCACTAGAGCGTAAAAAATACGAGACGTATTTTGGATCTAAAGCCGAAGTGTAAATGAGCGTGTGGTTACTAACAGCCACAGGCCGATTACCCAACCAGGCAACCCCTCGCGCGAGATCCTCGTCGTTTTCTCCCGTTACCGCAATAATCACGTCGCCTGGCTGAGCTTGGCGCGACTTTGCAGCCACTTCTTCCGACACGAATACGTTCGTTTCGGCAGCATGGACACCGTATTTGGTGTAGATCTGCCCGTAATGAATGCAGCCCACTCCTTCGGAACTAAAATCTTTCTTCTGAGGACCTCCGCCACGAATGAATGTACCAATTTCTCCAAACGTTTTGCG
This is a stretch of genomic DNA from Clavibacter zhangzhiyongii. It encodes these proteins:
- a CDS encoding restriction endonuclease subunit S, producing MSRISELVHELCPDGVERKTFGEIGTFIRGGGPQKKDFSSEGVGCIHYGQIYTKYGVHAAETNVFVSEEVAAKSRQAQPGDVIIAVTGENDEDLARGVAWLGNRPVAVSNHTLIYTSALDPKYVSYFLRSSDFDEQKRRHISGTKVRSLPSQGFANIRIPVPPLPVQREIVRVLDQFTQLEAELEAELEAELEARRGQYEYYRAVLLNSSDDASVRDVSLGEIVHLNFGARITKKDNAGTVYPVYGGGGESFRTDAFNREDEWVISRFAMSANCVRRVTEKFWMLDSGFTLDVTDASVDKNFVGQLLLSMQPIIFTTSTQSAQKNIDVDGFKRLRVQLPSLETQRRVASALASFDEIVNDLSIGLPAEISARRKQYEYYRDRLLTFNEAR